In the genome of Puntigrus tetrazona isolate hp1 chromosome 8, ASM1883169v1, whole genome shotgun sequence, the window ATACTTCACGCATTCCAAACGCATATATCAATGATTTTAAACGTACATTATGGTACATTATGTGATAATTAGACTGTAGTCCTGCAGAAGTTTAAATATACAAGCTAATACACACTACACTCGTAGTCACGCATTTCACATTTGATAATAAagtacaacaataataatttgcaggGTTTTATGTGATAATGAGCTAACTGATAGTTTGATTGGTAGCACGATTTACTGTAATAGTTGTACAGATCAAAGTGTGGTAGATCTATTAAAATATCCCGTGAAAATTCTTTTTTGGGTCCTATATTCCAAGAAGTATTTCAGTATTGCAGTGATTGAGATTcacattcacctcaaaacattagattcatcctCGCCGGCGCACAACCCGCGCATGAAATATAAATCCGCAAGAAAGTGCAATACCAGGTTTTCAAACATAGACGGCGACAAAAGGTAAAACtaacggactgcagctttaattcgAATCGAAACCTTTTGTGAACATTATCATGTATATAAAGCTTCGAGTTAAAAAAGGCTGCATTGATTACGCGaagatttaaatgtaatcattgTAGATGTCTCTGCAAGTCTGATTCAATGAACGAAAGTCTAGAAAAATAATTtctagtaaaataaaaatattttattgatgttCAGGTGGCGATTTACAGCATTTACAGAACAACAGACCTCAGGTCAGTCATCAGACTAAATGTACGCAGATGAAAACAATGCTGCATAAAGGTCCAGATCACCTCATTTTAACAAAAGTTGTTTCATGAAGTTCTTGTccgtttaatttaattttttttcctagaAAGACTGaacggttttgttttttgtgttgcGCTTACGTACCCCTCGCAGTTTGGTTTTAATCCCAGGCAGAAATTCAACATGCCACTGCCCTGACCGAGGTCTCTCATTCATCACAGTCTATTTTGCCCTCATCcaactttctctttttcttctttttcttcttttttttctttgtaggaTTCTGAACCACAGGTGTTTGCTCTTCCGTTCCTTCTCCGTTACACAGTTTCTCTGACACCTGGGTATTGTTCTCATCACTTCTCTCCGTggatgcttttattttcttcttcttcttcttctttttctttttagcaacgGTGACTTCCTGTGCTGCCGCTGGCTCTTTTGTCGCACTTTTCTCCTCCTCTCGGAGGAATTGGGCAGCAGAGGCGATGATGTCTGACCCAGACACGGCCGCTTCTCTAAACCTCATCTCCTTCTCGCTGTCGCTGTCACTGCGGGAAGTGAGAAGCTTTAATGCTTTAAACGTAAAGCAAAAACTTAATCTAAACTTAGTTTGACAACATTTGAGGCTGAACCTCACGGAAAACACGCATGCATCAGATTGTTAATGCAAACTTCCTCTTTCCGACGTATGATTTTGTGAGAATCACCTTCAAAGAGTGTGTGCACTATCAAAAGCAGGAGTTAGACTCACCTGGAGCTGGGAACGCGTCTCCTTTTAGGAGGTGGAGGAAGTGGCTCCTCCATCCAATTTCCAGGAGCAGAGGTGGAGAAGAGATGGAAACCTTCAGAAAATTACAGAAAGCAGGCCTCAGATGCACATCTGcgctttaatataaatacagcTGTGGATATGATATACAGCTGATACGGAAAGTGTTTAGACCCCCTTTTTTTTAGTCCccatttgctaaaataatttaagttcatttttttccctcattaaCGTACACACACTACCCcttattgacagaaaaacacagattagttgatatttttatagatacagaaaactgaaatatcacaggGTATATACtgtttatcacacacacacacatatatgtgtgtatatgtatgtatgtatgtatatatatatatatatatatatatatatatatatatatatgtgtgtgtgtgtgtgtgtgtgtgtgtgtgtatgcatagtCAGATGTTCATGTATGCATGAATGCAAATTATTTGCTTACTTCCTTCGTCCTCCTCTTCTTCGTTTTTGGACTGGTCATGTTTAGAGTCGACAGTTCCAGTAAAAACCTCTGAAATATGCCTTTAGCGCATTAGCaaaaaagagtgagagagcGAAACCGTGCCGACGACAAAACCTTTCACAAATAACAGCTCTCGTAGCAGCCCCGACAGGAGAAACAGTTGTTGTGTCTCACCCGTCCAAAAGGGCTCCTAACTTCTTTGCCACGTGAGACTGAAATTCCGGTGTCGTCCCAAGCTCGTTACCGTCATGCTCGTGCTTTGAAACATCGGTTCTGCGCGGCAAAATTCAACCGAAAGCTActtaagtaaacaaataaaaccgcACATATTCACAAGAATAAAAAAGATGAACCGGTCTGGCCATTACTAGAAAGACTCACCTACGACTTTCTCTGCGGATATTGCCGTCTTCATCTGTTTGGAGTAAAACCAGCACCAGAGGCGTCCATGTAATTGGACAGCAACTGACTTAATCTATATTTAACTGCTTTGTATCATCATCCGCTAATTGTGCATGTTTTGAAAAGCTACTTACAGTGAGGACAGGAAGCGCCGCCGTTTCCAAGGAGTTTAACGCCCTGCGCTCCAAAGCTCCACACCGCCTCTTTCAGTCTGTCAGTGTTTTCATCTTCACTGCTGCTTCCAGACATGCCAAGGGCCGACTTGTGTTGATCAACACATAAAAGAGTAGCTGCTCGTCGCTATTGCTCTGTGTGGTTAAGTCGCGTGAAGACGTTAAGGATGCGGTTGGTTTAGATTAGCTGACCGAGGTCGTACCGCCAAAAACAACTCGTATATTACAATGCAAATACGCCGGCTTAacgaaaataaaaacttgaacGCTTTAAATCAGTTTGCAGAGACACCGGGCTCCACATGTCCACATGTTTTCCAAATACTGCGCTGTAGTGTAAAAGTGAGCACGGCCTGATTCAGCGCCCCCTGCCGCACCGGAGCCGCGGCATTACAGTAACACTGCTGGtacactttttaataatattgcatttgcttttatttaatttaattaaatacatttcatttcatttttatttaatttaatttaattttttattttagttgtatcttcattcattttaattcattcttatttatttattttgtttgtttttcatctgcTTTATTTTAGTCGGCTGGGCAAACATTCAGCAATAGctgcaataaaatgtttacgctattttatttcagttaacattttaatttcagtcatttcaaAAGCCTTTAcctttccatttttaatttcattttttatatatgtatatggaaTAATCACTTTGCTTGTTCActgtgtaaaacaaaacatacaacaaGCTGTAACGCAGGTTAAGTAATACAAAGAATATAGAAAAAGACTGTTTCAttctttccattaaaaaaaattgtagtgtttattcagtgtgtttataattctgaaatgtacaaaattttcaagtgaaaattgtttctacaccaatgatattagtgtttttccacagttattataaataactgttattacagtttttacagttattataatttgcttctatatgcctacctcatttgtacgtcgctttgctaaatgactaaatgtaaatgttcaaacttatttttattaattaaaataaatcaaacagaTAATTTTAGACagttttatggattttttttttcatttcaatgaaAGCCATGTAAAGACGAAATGTGTGTGTTCTacaattttacagaaatatagtTATCTTCCCCATCCTCCTTATCTGTgccaaaactatatatatatatataatgataatgataatgattttCACATGTTAAatcagcatatatttttaattaaataaatgcagacttctTTTTATTACAAACGTTTGACCAGTAGTCTATACTGAATAATTTGATTAGGATACCAGACCTCCATTATGTCTTCTTACTTGATAAACAGGCCTACTGaaaactgtgttgtttggtgatatttgTGCACTTTTTGGACAATCACACGAGTTTTTCAAGAGACTAATTTTGTAAAGGCTGAAAACACAagcctgtgactacagttgcacataacATGAACAGATGTTGTATGCcagcaaaccaaaacaaaagagcctagtaacttctaaagagattcaaggtgaacttcatgctcaaggaacatcagtgttaCTGGCGATAGGCAGAAATCTAAACTTTGTGGTTTTCACTTAAATCTTTTAAGGATAAGCAAAAATGCGGCAACAGTGGTGAAGGAAAAACTGAAACACttctcaaaatatttgtaatcagTATTTTTACAATTAGAAATATTCGGTCTTGCTCATCTGTCGAGATCACTTTTTCAAATCGAATTTAGAAGCACGTGGTGCTGAAATATCCGCCTCcctcctattgagcatctttggaaaaaaatgcagtctggaaaaggcacccttcatcTTTTTTTACTGCAGAGGTGCACAAGTCTCATTGACAACCGACATCCAAAAACAGCAATTCTTGCTTTGCAAAGGTGATAAATGCCAGCAAActttgctattgttttttttcttgtttaagcATTTGTCGAACATTTCTGCATTGTGAAACCAAAGTCAGCTTCCCAAATAAATGAGTATTTTtcacatgttaaaaaatattatcctttttttattaactgtacCAAAATAATTTGATTAGTGTTATATTGATAAACAGGCCTACTGAAAAAAGAATTTTGTGCACTTTTTACAATCACACGTTTTTTGAGACTATTTAGAGTTCAACGACTATATGCTGAATTGTTCCATTGGTTATGGCTGCCATCTTGAAAAACACTTCTCAAAATCGAGCAATTAGAAATATTTGGATTTGCTcgttcataaaatgcattttatttatttttctgaacaaAATCCCCCTTCCACATCTGGACATAATTCCTATTTcattatacagtataatacaatGTTCCtacaattctgaaaaacagagtaAATCGGGGCACACTTGCCTGCGTCTGCAGTTGATCTTGGCCACCTCTTTAAACCAAGGGCCTAGATCTCTGAACACATGGGTGACATCAGGgctaaaaatgtaaaggaatttattttaaatgaataattaatgtaaaCAATCGTAAAACCCATCAGCATCGCTCGTCGTTAATGAAtatgtttctttaaagtttAATGCGCCCAGTCTCTACCATCCGTCTTATctatacaaattattttagcaGAATGCTGTGTTAAAGAATGtcatattatgaaatatttcattagaAGAGTCCTGATACAGgcttcattacaaaaaaaaaaaaaaaccctgacatAATTGGCTAAATACAAAGACAAACCTATTCCAGTTGACATGTTACACAACAAACGTAAAGCATGGGCAGGAGTCCTAAAATTACTGCTATGACTAAATCCACACATTAGTGTCCATGATATAGATCAAAACCACCATCTTTGTAGTGACGAAGGAATATGAAGACACTCTGTTTTAGCTCTCAGCAAGGGAGACTTTTACGTGTGAGGAGAATTAATAGGAATAAAACCAAATATTTGATCACTTATGCAGTTTGTAGTAAAACTAACACACAGACCTAAATCTGCGGTAAATCTCTCAATGCAAATTACAGCATGTCAACACAGACCTATGTAAACGGCACAAGTAAGGCATTAGACACATGCAACCACAAATACTTCACAAACATTGGTCCTTTAGTCTCATCTTTCTTAAGGACACTTAATATAAGCAAGTCAACGGACTTGTTTGCGAATGGACCGACTGTCAATGAACAACAATGGGTGTTTTGCAACTGTAACATGATTGGCTTTGATCGTACGCCGATCAAAACAAGTTGATattgattaaatatgtaaagtCAGAGGCCTCTAAATTTACGTTCCTCCCAAACCCCAGCCGCTATTACGCAGCATGTTGAATTAGATCAAAGGTAAACATCAAAGCTCTTATAAAGGCTAAACAGCTTGAAAGGTGCACAAGGACACCATGTTGGGAATCCCAaccctctctgtgtgtgacaCGAGTGAAAACAGGGTTTCTGTATGCACAGCTGAGACCGACATCGAAAGCCCTCGTACATGACAAAGACAGATGTCCTGTGAACCCCACAGTGTACGGCCATGTATGCTTTCCAAATCCGTAAAGGACTGATACTACATACCttcaaaaactcatttttttgtcagataaaaaaaacaacaacaataaaaacaaaagaactaAAGAGGATTCCTGTTGAATGAACACAATCTTGATTTCTACATAGGGTCAGTTTAGGGTTTAAAAATTTGGGGTCAGTGcagttttaatatgtttaattgagcaaggatgcattaaattgatcaaaagtgacagtaaaaaaattttttttgttctatttcaAATGAACGCCGCTCGCGAAAGTTAATCAATGCATCATGGTTTcagcaaatcagcaaattagaattatttccAAAGGCCCGTTCACGCCAAGGACAATAACAATATAGTTATAAAAATTGTTCTCAATATTAGAAACACAGCAGAATCCATACCGCAACCATGGCACAGAGAAACGATATCCTTGGAAACGCTTTCAGAACTTTTTTCCAGTTGATGAATGATacaaacactgacagccaatcagaatccatcctgttATCAAGAGCTAGAGTGCGCGTTTAGGTCTAACAGACAAcgttgatattatttttatagttatctTTCTTGACGTGAACGATCATAggaatttacatttacaatatattatacaatatatttttataaacttgtttacataaaattactgcttttactgtatttctgatcaaataaacgcagcctttgTGAACATAAAAGGCTTCcaagacattaaaaatattactgaaccCAAACTTTCAAACGGTAGTGTggttaaaactataaaaaaaattatcaccAGCTGTTTTAAGGTtacggtcacacacacacacacacacacacacacacacgtttaaaaaacaaacagatcacATCCTCTTTAACTCAGCATTGGCTAAACAAACTCTGTTCTATCATTTTAATAACCGCAACAATAACCGCAAATCTGTGCAAAAGCccactttttgtttaataacCAAAGACGCATGTGCTAGGATTGCttctttttaacacatttagaaAGACCCCATTTAAACATTCAAGGTTTAGTTTGTTAACACAAAATTTCACAAAACAGGACAAAAGGTGGTGTGTGCAGGAAGTAAGACAACAAAGGCTACGAAACTAAACTTGCAGTCGTCCTAAAACAGGATGACGGCACAACCCTTCAGTTCCGGCTAGTCAAGTGTGGCGGAGGAGAAAGGctccgctttttttttttggccaaaccCACAAGTAGTGCGCGCTGTCTGAGGAATGCAGGAACTTGACTGAAGGACGGTCATTTCCAGTTGAGTGGGTCGATGGTGCCAGATCGTAATGCTGGTGACAATACCGTGTGCTGCTGGTAGTGAGAGGCGCTCCTGTATTTGCATTCCACGCAAACCACGCGGTCACTCCAACAAACAGTCGTCAGGTTTCCTGTGGAAGAGGCACTACTGGCCCCCGTTGTAAGCGTAGTCTGCTTTGTTGTGCATGATGAGTTTGTTGTCCACAAAGTAGAAGCTGTCTGATCTAGTCTCGTACGGGTGCTCAATCATCAATCGAACTGCAGGagacaaaagaaaatacacagcacttaaacaaatgaacacagtCATGTAACACGCACTCCTCTGAGAGGTCTGAAATACAACCCTGACAGGACGAATGAGATGTCAGGCAGAATCAGGTCAATATGTTACTAGCAAGGCAATCGGTTACTCTTTTGTGGCAAGTTTCCTCTCAGCGTTTGAGAGGGAAAAAAGGTCTGGTATTAATTCAAGGTGGGTGCCAATAAATAGTTTTCACAGATTAAAGTATAATTAGAAAATCatataaattgcaattataaatCATGTTGTATTAACTACACTGTAATATTAAAGATCAAACTGTCAACCCTGGCTAATGTACACTGCAAAAAGcgaggattttatttttatatacaataaaaacaaacaaaaaacactgcaatacgCATTCGTTTAgaagcaaaattatttaaaatattaagtcttGTTCTcttgaaaaaaaggaaaaaagaaataaaaataaataataatattatatatatatatatatatatatatttatttttatttttttaataattatattatatattttttccattaatgaactgcataataataatttagtcccaaataataatgcattttaaaacagtatCTGTCAGTGGCctgttaattaattcaaataattttaaattcaaatgtaacacaataaaagcaaatgttaGATACaactaaaacagcacttttaaacaaatatctTAAAGAGCCGATATAACAGCTAAAGATTATTTAGTTAGTACAAACAGTAACACTCACTGAGGTCATCTGGGAGCTGAGGAAACTCATAAATGTGTTCACACGTGTTCCGGCTGTTCGGGATACAGAAGCCAAAGTCAAAGTCAAAACTCTTCAAAAGGCGGTCTTGAAAATAATGCCTCTCAATCATTCTGAAATTGGTAACAGGTCGATCGCCAACTGTGAACTCCACCCTAAGAGAGTGTGAACGGAGAAGAGACGTTACTCtacataccaaaaaaaaacattcagttgGTCTCTAACTAAACAAGAGCTTTATgttgattaataaaacaatatgacGATCAACTACACAGACTGAAGTCTgctcatgtttacagcaaaacCCGAAAGAATTACCGAGGCCAaagcatgatttattcatgatttCTGTGGGATTTGGCTAATAACATTGCTCAAGTGTTGCAGCAGATGACACAAGCTCCTTTGTTTGAAAACACGAGCGCCGGTCAACTGAATTTCAGAGCGGCCGAGCTTTGTTTACACGGCAGACTGCACATGGCCTCGCCGGTGAGGGGGACTTACGTGGCTCCGACCGTTCGTAACTTAAGGAACGCAGGTGTGAACTGGTAACGAACGAAACGCCCGGCACTGGTGTCAACCTCTCCGTTCTCCTCGTCCTCTTCATCGAGGTCTGAACGCAACAGTTTGAGAGAGAATGTAAGGGCTATTATCATTCACTGACACTAAAATCATTAGTAAacacacattaacaaaaaagccaacatttttaaattattgttcagTTCAAGTACTACAATAACTACCacagaataaataagctttctttaaaaacattttaaaaggacAAAACGAGACATCTGAATACGTCTCGAGAGATCATAAAAGCAAATCTTGAACGCAGAGCAAATCCACAGCTATGTATTCgctataaaatagaaatttcCACACGATATGTTAAAATACTGTCATACGTTAAGCCTCTAATAAATTCCATTCTGatgcaatgtaataaaatgattgGAGCGGATGGAGCTCTACATACATCAGAAGTGTGCATTTCACAGGCTAAAAGCAAATACTTAGTCGTGATTAAAGGACCACTGTGCGACTTCATTTATTAGTTTAACTTGAAGACAAAGAAAGGAAATGTACCACACTGTGGCGGTTTGGCAATCTCAAAAAGCACTGTCCCCGTCTCCAGGTCTCTGATCTTAAACCGTGTGAAGTCAATGTTGTAGATGTTGTCCTCAGGTTTACACAGATAGTCTGTggagacaaaaaaagtcatgcatTTCAATAATAGCGACATAAGGGGGAATATGGTATACAGTGGTTATATGCCTCAGAGGCATACAAGACCCAGAGcgctttgattgtttgctgggtttaaattaaacatgaagaCACAGTGCTCTCTGGAAACTCGTTGAAATGTGTAGCATGGATTGGGCCTGTataaagtaaacaaacacaTGGATGCTGTAACTCATAATACGCGCGCACTGGGAGCACCCAAGGAGTTGTGAGATGAAGCAGGTATCATAGCGGAGTCTCACCGCGAGTGACTGCGCGGAGTCCCAAAACTTCATCCGGAGTGATGTCTCTCCCCAGCGCCCGCAGCTCTTCCTCCGTTACAGGCCGTCGGTCCACTTGATTTCTTCGCGATTTCAGCCTTTTCAGAACACCGCCTCCGGTTTTGCGGTCTCGCGGAGCCGCTGCCGTTGAGTCGGAGCCGTTGACCGCGGCAGCTGCCGTTTCGTTGCGGGAGCTCTGACTGTTCATTTCTCCGAAATCTCACTCGGTGTGGCGGCGGAGCGCGAACTGCGTTTCTGTTGAGCTCGAAGCTTGCTGAATGCAAGATGGCGTAGCGCGTCACTATGGAGAACCTACGCCGACAGGCCAgcgatctgattggctgaacgCGTTCGAAAGTTACTATGGTTACCACAATTCCTGTTTACAGAAGTCTCCCCTTTGGgttttaacagttattttttttaatttaaacgattttgtgtttaaaaggtcattaattattataattctgtattatcattattatttataccaGCTGTAGCCATGTTTACAATATTGTAAcgatatgttatttaaaatatatttattttgtgttataatATGAAGTAATTTGGTCGAATGCAAtcttattaaaatttttttggttgtcttagtaaacataaaaaataaagttgttacATTGCTTTaggtgtgtttatgtgtgtgtacatgtatattCGTACGAGTAGACGCACACTAATTTCAAACGCCACTATATCAGggcttttttaaatgatatgtaaaaaaaaaataaaaagtttgtaaGATGTATTTCAATGTatacactgaaatataattatatatttaaatatatattttttatacaaatatacacacacacacatacacacacacacacaaattttacTTATAATTTAGTGACTTAACAGGCATacgtttatatacacacacgttttatataaatatacacgttTCTATGCCATTAGTGTCACCAAATTGACCCACACCATTGGTTGAGACATTGTTACTTGTTGTAATATGCTTctgcaaaaatgaaagttcGGTCATTATTTTACTTGCCCTCAAgttgttttaaacctgtatgagtttctttcttgtgCTGAACCCACAAGAAGATGCTTtcaagaatgttggtaaccaaacggTTGATGGTACCCATTGACATCCATACTATTTTTTTCCTTACTATGGAGGTTAATAGCTACCGTCAACTGTTCCTTCAAAGCATCTTCTGTTGTGTTCGAGAGAAGAAACaacttatatatgtataaaatctgtgtaaataaactgtctttatttaataactataaATCGCCTCCATGATCTTGACCTGACCACTGATTGTTAACAGAATCttataaatgaaacaatgaaaaagagCTCATTAAAAATACCCTCAAGGCCAGTTAGATAAAAtagcacatttattaaaaagaaacagcatCAATTTGCAGTTCCCACTTCAGAAGCCTTCTCTAAAGACAGTGTGGGTGCTAACCGTTCCAATACTATTTCACCAGTTCCCATGTTCTCTACAGTTCTGAGGGAGGAGGTTCAAGAGGGGACAGGTAGTTGAACACGACTAACGTTAACAGAGAAACTACATCCCTCGTAAATGCAGCAGTTTATGCGGCATGGAGAAATTCACATGAGCTCTTTATGAAGGAGGACACAATGAAAGGCCTCCATGTGGTCTTTGGCTATTGTCCAAGAAGTTGTGCATTTGTAGAGGACAAactaaacaaatgtgtttttagatgataaaacaattaaaaactcaATCATGCAATAAATCAACCTAAACGGTGGAAATAAAGATCAGAGAGCACAAAATGGTAAAGCACATGAGGATGTATTCAAATTTAAGGCAACAAGGAATCAAAAGTACACAATGcataacaaaaagaaacagaagaaaaaaataataataataaaaaaaaaaaaatcacatcaaacaaacaaacaaaatgcttttaaaacaacatcaggcagtgcaatatttcacactaaTAAAAgactcatcataaaaaaaaaaaaaaaaaaattcaaaagatcctgaggaaataaaaaacaactactTCTGGAAAATAAAgtctttcaatatttttaatattcagccCATTTCCGTTTGCTTAAATTACACAACATAAAAACCCAACTGTAAATTACCTAAACTTAATACGATCCGAGCTCTTTCTGACAATCGGTCAGTGTGTCTATGTGGCTGCAAATCAAATCACTGTCATTATCTAGACCACATCCACAACCAAAGCTATTTTCAAGGCCACTCCTCCACTAggcaagatatttaaaaaccCAGCCACCCCAATAGCAATAGcaattacacaaacaaaaaaaaaagaaaaaaaaaagaacaatatcctaaagagaaaaataaccGTATGGCACAACAAACCAAGTACCTTATATACACATGCACCGTGTAAAAGAAAACGACTTTGGCGACGATAAGCAATCAACTTTCTGCAACTCTGATGAATGAAAAAAGGTGCCTCAATGTTTTCGTGATTGTTTTGTGGTACAGAAATAGCTAATCAAGGCAAAACCTGCCCTCTCACCCGACTCCTTTCGAGAAGGTGAAGGCCAAGATCATTTCCTAAATTCACACGAGAGACGGGTTCGGACTGACACACAGCACTCGCACGTCAGACAGCACAGTGGCATGAATACTCGATCGTGGTCTGATGGTTTCCGCAGTGTGAGAGCTGGTCTCTCgatagcacacacacaaaaaaaataaaataaaaatcacattttaaggCAGGCTTGCTCGAAAGAAacagcagcaaaaacaaaacgagagatgcagagggaaaaaaaaataaaaatactaggACAAAAAGTATACCAGTTACATGCTAAGTAAAAAGATGGATGAGGTGGAATGCAAATGTTAACGAAAGCTAAACGAAAGCACTGAAATTTGCCACCTTGAGCACAAAATTCATGCTTCTGCATCCAAACTTCACAGTGTATGGCAGGCATGTATCTGTCAAACCGTTTCTCAACCAGGCTACAGCTGTCGATTCGCCACCACAAGCATGCTGGTGGTATTGTGTGTAACACAAATCCAAGAATCTTTGGTGGTATTGTTAAAAACGGCCTGTTTGGTTAAACACAAGAGCAAATATAACAAAGAGCATCCTGACCGAACAACTATAATAGGTGTATTAGGTGCTTTTTGTGATGTAATTAAGACACCGCATTTGCGTTAACCAATAAGATGCCGTCCCAGATACATCGGTACCAATGAGAAAGAGGATTTAAGACTTTAGTCCAATACGATCTAGTTTCTGGGACTCAAAAGCCAGCGCGTGACTCTCTTTGTTATGAACTCATGTTCCCGCCTAGAGGGAAGCAAATATGCcctctttcaaaaataaaaatgttttattaaataccgAACACATGCAGGtaataaatgggaaaaataatATCTCCCCTGCGCGGATCGAGGAGACGTGTTGCTGCGGTCTGAAAACACGCAACTGAAGATGAGAAAGCAGGTCAGCAGACAATTCtgaatatttatgctttttaaaaatcaaagaaagaaaataagccGCAGGAAATGAATGATAGTAGCTCGTGTGAGTGCGAGGGGAAATAAAAAGTGAGGTAAAAGGAAACCAAGGTCTCCAATCACTGCCACTGAGATTTAGATGCATTAACCAAATGATCAAACGGGTTCGGAAAATTCATGTACCATTTCTGCCTCCCACTAGAGGccaaaaaaccccccaaaaaaacaaatcagcagATCAACGCCACCGCTGATCAGAAAAGCACTCCTAGCCAATAAGTTTCCATGAGTTGGGA includes:
- the c8h12orf43 gene encoding protein CUSTOS; amino-acid sequence: MSGSSSEDENTDRLKEAVWSFGAQGVKLLGNGGASCPHYEDGNIRRESRRTDVSKHEHDGNELGTTPEFQSHVAKKLGALLDGHISEVFTGTVDSKHDQSKNEEEEDEGSFHLFSTSAPGNWMEEPLPPPPKRRRVPSSSDSDSEKEMRFREAAVSGSDIIASAAQFLREEEKSATKEPAAAQEVTVAKKKKKKKKKKIKASTERSDENNTQVSEKLCNGEGTEEQTPVVQNPTKKKKKKKKKKRKLDEGKIDCDE
- the unc119.1 gene encoding protein unc-119 homolog B: MNSQSSRNETAAAAVNGSDSTAAAPRDRKTGGGVLKRLKSRRNQVDRRPVTEEELRALGRDITPDEVLGLRAVTRDYLCKPEDNIYNIDFTRFKIRDLETGTVLFEIAKPPQCDLDEEDEENGEVDTSAGRFVRYQFTPAFLKLRTVGATVEFTVGDRPVTNFRMIERHYFQDRLLKSFDFDFGFCIPNSRNTCEHIYEFPQLPDDLIRLMIEHPYETRSDSFYFVDNKLIMHNKADYAYNGGQ